Proteins from a single region of Allocatelliglobosispora scoriae:
- a CDS encoding DNA-binding protein yields the protein MDTSPLDALPRIGAPATRALNAAGYTTLRQLAGVPGKDLAKLHGMGPKALRIIEAALAEHRLSLG from the coding sequence ATGGACACATCCCCGCTGGACGCCCTGCCGAGGATCGGCGCACCCGCCACGCGCGCGCTCAACGCCGCCGGCTACACCACGCTGCGGCAGCTGGCGGGCGTACCCGGGAAGGATCTGGCGAAGCTGCACGGCATGGGGCCCAAAGCGCTGCGGATCATCGAGGCGGCGCTGGCGGAGCACCGGCTCAGCCTCGGGTGA
- a CDS encoding helix-turn-helix domain-containing protein: protein MHSVALAVADGTPLFELAAACEVFGTDRGLADPWYAFSICGPDTAEVGGWLRAGIQHGLDTLAAADTVIVPSIRSAEDPPPPELVDAVRAAHEAGARVVSLCTGAFVLAAAGLLDGRRATTHWAHTSLLAERHPRVLVDPDVLYIDDGTVLTSAGKAAGMDLCLHLVRADHGAAVANALARSLVVPPHRQGGQAQFIPAAVSHGRDHVLAELLAWAGARLEQDLTVPDLARQASMSSRNLTRHFHAVTGTSPLRWLLTQRVHRAQELLETTDDTIELIADRTGMGTAATLRRHFHRLLGVPPEAYRRTFRTARPGLTRG from the coding sequence ATGCACTCGGTCGCCCTGGCAGTCGCCGACGGAACCCCGCTCTTCGAGCTCGCCGCGGCGTGCGAGGTCTTCGGCACCGACCGGGGTCTCGCCGACCCGTGGTACGCCTTCTCCATCTGCGGTCCCGACACCGCCGAGGTCGGCGGCTGGCTGCGGGCCGGCATCCAGCACGGGCTCGACACGCTCGCGGCGGCGGACACCGTCATCGTCCCGTCCATCCGCAGCGCCGAGGACCCGCCGCCGCCCGAGCTGGTCGACGCCGTGCGCGCGGCACACGAGGCGGGTGCCCGGGTGGTCTCCCTCTGCACCGGGGCCTTCGTCCTGGCCGCCGCCGGGCTGCTCGACGGGCGGCGAGCCACCACCCACTGGGCGCACACGTCGCTGCTGGCCGAGCGGCATCCCCGGGTGCTGGTGGACCCGGATGTGCTCTACATCGACGACGGCACCGTCCTGACCTCCGCGGGGAAGGCGGCCGGGATGGATCTCTGCCTGCACCTCGTCCGGGCCGACCACGGCGCGGCGGTCGCCAACGCGCTCGCCCGCAGCCTCGTCGTGCCACCGCACCGGCAGGGCGGTCAGGCGCAGTTCATCCCGGCTGCGGTGTCCCACGGGCGGGACCACGTCCTCGCCGAGCTGCTGGCCTGGGCCGGCGCCCGGCTGGAGCAGGACCTGACCGTGCCGGACCTGGCCCGCCAGGCGAGCATGAGCTCGCGCAACCTCACCCGGCACTTCCACGCCGTCACCGGCACGAGCCCGCTGCGATGGCTGCTGACGCAACGGGTGCACCGGGCGCAGGAGCTCCTCGAGACCACCGACGACACCATCGAGCTGATCGCCGACCGGACCGGCATGGGCACCGCCGCCACGCTGCGCCGGCACTTCCACCGGCTGCTCGGGGTGCCGCCGGAGGCCTACCGGCGGACGTTCCGCACCGCCCGGCCGGGCCTCACCCGAGGCTGA
- a CDS encoding MmcQ/YjbR family DNA-binding protein: MADADDVRRLALALPHVVEIDSEGFDFRVAGKGFVWSYPERQPGRPRVIRTDVAVLYVGDEAEKRALLLGEPELFFTTPAYDGMPLVMLRLGRVDAERLTELVTDAWRMRAPAGLDLPGGR, encoded by the coding sequence GTGGCTGACGCCGACGACGTGCGCCGACTGGCGCTCGCGCTGCCCCACGTCGTCGAGATCGACAGCGAGGGCTTCGACTTCCGGGTCGCCGGCAAGGGGTTCGTCTGGTCCTATCCCGAACGGCAGCCGGGCAGGCCGCGCGTCATCCGCACCGATGTCGCCGTGCTCTACGTCGGTGACGAGGCGGAGAAGCGGGCGCTGCTGCTCGGCGAGCCGGAGCTCTTCTTCACGACGCCCGCCTATGACGGGATGCCGCTGGTCATGCTGCGGCTGGGGCGGGTCGATGCCGAGCGGCTCACCGAACTCGTCACCGACGCGTGGCGGATGCGCGCTCCGGCCGGCCTCGACCTGCCCGGCGGCCGTTAG
- a CDS encoding GNAT family N-acetyltransferase, protein MNHVLSTPSAIPAGTLVAAPQPVLAAGGGVLLRPWEAADAPVFLAAYQDPAIQRWHTRRPVSEAQVHEWFDDYRRDWAREKAAHWAITGDDSGEVLGRLAMRGIDLDDGVAGCAYWVLPAARGTGVATRALTAVSRWALEQIGFHRLELDHSTRNEASCRVAVKSGYLLEGTKRSAAVHADGRHDMHLHARVRDTGTAPS, encoded by the coding sequence ATGAACCACGTTCTGTCGACGCCGTCCGCCATCCCGGCCGGGACCCTCGTCGCGGCACCGCAACCCGTTCTCGCCGCCGGTGGCGGCGTGCTGCTGCGGCCGTGGGAGGCCGCCGATGCACCGGTGTTCCTCGCCGCCTATCAGGACCCGGCGATCCAGCGCTGGCACACGCGCCGACCGGTGTCCGAGGCCCAGGTCCACGAGTGGTTCGACGACTACCGCCGGGACTGGGCCCGGGAGAAGGCCGCGCACTGGGCGATCACCGGCGACGACAGCGGCGAGGTGCTCGGGCGGCTCGCCATGCGCGGGATCGACCTCGATGACGGTGTCGCCGGCTGCGCCTACTGGGTGCTCCCGGCCGCCCGCGGCACCGGTGTGGCGACCCGTGCGCTCACCGCCGTGAGCAGGTGGGCGCTGGAGCAGATCGGCTTCCACCGCCTGGAACTGGACCACTCCACCCGCAACGAGGCATCGTGCCGGGTCGCGGTCAAGTCCGGCTATCTCCTGGAGGGCACCAAGCGCAGCGCCGCCGTCCACGCCGACGGCCGACACGACATGCACCTGCACGCCCGCGTCCGGGACACCGGCACCGCCCCGAGCTGA
- a CDS encoding ABC transporter permease codes for MTALHPAPPVSPAASAWLAFRAILWRDVFVTGKEFWVLLIQVAIAPLFMLFIFAKVLGSMQVVAGDYGHTLLPGIVALSTFLAALQSVALPLVMEFGFTKEIEDRLLAPLPTSLVAVEKLVVAMLRGMVSAAIIYPVGALIIGTAPWHPQGLPLLIAMLVLGSWAGGGVGMTIGTFVPPHRINIMFGLIITPIMFTGAVQYPWSSLDSMRWFQVITSLNPLTYCAEGVRAAMVPEIVHLPPAVAAAALVGFSLLFSALGILGFNRRALS; via the coding sequence TTGACCGCGCTGCACCCCGCGCCCCCGGTCTCGCCCGCCGCCTCGGCCTGGCTGGCCTTCCGGGCGATCCTCTGGCGCGATGTCTTCGTCACCGGCAAGGAGTTCTGGGTCCTGCTGATCCAGGTCGCCATCGCGCCGCTGTTCATGCTCTTCATCTTCGCCAAGGTCCTCGGCTCCATGCAGGTCGTCGCCGGAGATTACGGCCACACGCTGCTGCCGGGGATCGTCGCGCTCTCGACCTTCCTCGCCGCGCTGCAGAGCGTCGCCCTGCCGCTGGTGATGGAGTTCGGCTTCACCAAGGAGATCGAGGACCGGCTGCTCGCCCCGCTGCCGACCAGTCTCGTCGCGGTGGAGAAGCTGGTCGTGGCGATGCTGCGGGGCATGGTCTCGGCCGCCATCATCTACCCGGTCGGCGCGCTCATCATCGGTACGGCGCCGTGGCATCCGCAGGGGTTGCCGCTGCTGATCGCGATGCTCGTCCTGGGCTCCTGGGCGGGCGGCGGGGTCGGCATGACCATCGGCACCTTCGTCCCGCCCCACCGGATCAACATCATGTTCGGGCTGATCATCACGCCGATCATGTTCACCGGGGCCGTGCAGTACCCGTGGTCGTCGCTGGACTCGATGCGGTGGTTCCAGGTGATCACGTCGCTGAACCCGCTGACCTACTGCGCGGAGGGGGTCCGGGCGGCGATGGTCCCGGAGATCGTGCACCTGCCTCCGGCGGTGGCCGCGGCGGCGCTGGTCGGGTTCTCGCTCCTGTTCAGCGCGCTGGGAATCCTCGGCTTCAACCGGCGCGCCCTCAGCTGA
- a CDS encoding WXG100 family type VII secretion target, with product MTGPYLGMDPEQVRAMAAQLSTGSTQIRDLASSIGAQIEATPWTGPDRDQFVGEWQGHHMQALLAVADSIEHAAQKALSNADAQEQTSAN from the coding sequence ATGACTGGTCCCTACCTGGGTATGGATCCGGAGCAGGTCCGCGCGATGGCTGCCCAGCTTTCCACGGGCTCCACGCAGATCCGCGACCTGGCTTCGAGCATCGGCGCGCAGATCGAGGCCACGCCGTGGACTGGACCTGACCGGGATCAGTTCGTCGGCGAGTGGCAGGGTCACCACATGCAGGCACTGCTCGCTGTGGCCGACTCGATCGAGCACGCGGCGCAGAAGGCGCTGTCGAACGCCGACGCGCAGGAGCAGACCTCAGCCAACTGA
- a CDS encoding glycoside hydrolase family 11 protein, producing MSELPSPPSRRRRTYPKLLIAAASAALLAAASMTLAGVAHAEANRTITSNTTGTHNGFFFSYWKDSGNVTMTLGAAGQYSVQFSGINNTVVGKGWNPGSSHTVNYSGTFSPGGNGYLALYGWTTNPLIEYYVVENFGSYNPSTGATRLGSVTTDGSTYDIYRTLRVNQPSIIGNATFYQYWSVRQQHRTGGTITTANHFNAWAGLGLNLGTHNYQILATEGYQSSGSSNITVSEGTGPQPSATASSPRPSASPNPSTSPGGGNGTCRVTQSVSPWNTGLTDNITITNTGSTPTNGWSLRFTLASGQTITSGWSATYAPTSGQVTATNVNYNAVIPPGGSTTIGFQANHSGNAAAPSGFSLNGTACS from the coding sequence GTGTCCGAACTCCCGTCCCCACCGTCGCGCCGCAGGCGCACCTACCCGAAGCTGCTCATCGCCGCCGCCAGTGCCGCCCTGCTGGCCGCAGCCTCGATGACCCTGGCCGGTGTCGCCCACGCCGAGGCCAACCGGACCATCACCTCCAACACCACCGGCACGCACAACGGGTTCTTCTTCTCCTACTGGAAGGACAGCGGCAACGTCACGATGACCCTCGGCGCCGCCGGGCAGTACAGCGTGCAGTTCAGCGGCATCAACAACACCGTCGTCGGCAAGGGCTGGAACCCCGGGTCGAGCCACACCGTGAACTACTCGGGCACGTTCAGCCCGGGCGGCAACGGCTACCTGGCGCTCTACGGCTGGACGACCAATCCGCTCATCGAGTATTACGTGGTGGAGAACTTCGGCAGCTACAACCCGAGCACCGGCGCGACCCGGCTGGGCTCCGTCACCACCGACGGCAGCACCTACGACATCTATCGCACGCTGCGCGTCAACCAGCCCTCGATCATCGGGAACGCGACGTTCTACCAGTACTGGAGCGTCCGCCAGCAGCACCGGACCGGCGGCACCATCACCACCGCCAACCACTTCAACGCGTGGGCGGGCCTCGGCTTGAACCTCGGCACCCACAACTACCAGATCCTCGCCACCGAGGGCTACCAGAGCAGCGGCAGCTCCAACATCACCGTGAGCGAGGGGACCGGCCCGCAGCCGAGCGCGACGGCGAGCTCGCCGCGTCCGAGCGCGAGCCCGAACCCGTCGACCTCGCCGGGCGGCGGCAACGGCACCTGCCGGGTGACCCAGTCGGTCAGTCCGTGGAACACCGGCCTCACCGACAACATCACCATCACGAACACCGGCTCGACGCCCACCAACGGCTGGTCGCTGCGGTTCACGCTCGCATCCGGGCAGACCATCACCTCCGGTTGGAGCGCCACCTACGCGCCGACGAGCGGGCAGGTGACCGCGACCAACGTCAACTACAACGCCGTCATCCCGCCGGGCGGCTCGACGACCATCGGTTTCCAGGCCAACCACAGCGGTAACGCCGCTGCGCCGAGCGGGTTCAGCCTTAACGGCACCGCCTGCAGCTGA
- a CDS encoding ABC transporter ATP-binding protein translates to MSDAALEVRDLVKRYPKRKVNAVDGLSFQVRTGEVFGLLGPNGAGKSTTVGILTTRVRATSGEVRLAGVDVLRNPVAARSLLAVVPQSSTLDRSLTPRQNLTFHAAYHGVGRAERRARAVDLLDQFGLTERADDKVAWYSGGMAQRLMIARALIHEPKVLFLDEPATGLDPQSKLFVWERIRELRARDVTIVLTTHDMSEAAALCDRVGIVDHGRLLALDTPTALTRELTGGSTLELAVIPAAGAIAPTAESLLEVLLKIEGVSSGSRIDAGPGGDPDGLRLRLHLSSEPPELIGSVVTAMADRAAVVTDVRVAQGSLGDVFIELTGRDLR, encoded by the coding sequence TTGAGTGACGCCGCCCTGGAAGTCCGCGACCTGGTCAAACGCTATCCGAAGCGGAAGGTCAACGCCGTCGACGGGCTGTCGTTCCAGGTGCGGACAGGTGAGGTCTTCGGCCTGCTCGGACCCAACGGCGCGGGCAAGAGCACCACCGTCGGCATCCTCACCACCCGGGTCCGGGCCACCTCGGGCGAGGTCCGCCTGGCCGGGGTCGACGTCCTGCGCAACCCGGTCGCGGCCCGGTCCCTGCTCGCCGTGGTGCCGCAGTCGAGCACCCTCGACCGCTCCCTGACCCCCCGGCAGAACCTCACCTTCCACGCCGCCTATCACGGCGTCGGCCGGGCCGAGCGGCGAGCGCGCGCCGTGGACCTGCTCGACCAGTTCGGGCTCACCGAGCGCGCCGACGACAAGGTCGCCTGGTACTCCGGCGGCATGGCGCAGCGACTGATGATCGCCCGCGCGCTGATCCACGAGCCGAAGGTGCTCTTCCTCGACGAACCGGCCACGGGCCTCGATCCGCAGAGCAAGCTCTTCGTCTGGGAACGGATCCGCGAGCTGCGCGCGCGTGATGTCACCATCGTGCTCACCACCCATGACATGTCCGAGGCCGCCGCGCTCTGCGACCGCGTCGGCATCGTCGACCACGGCAGGCTCCTCGCCCTGGACACGCCGACGGCGCTGACCCGGGAGCTGACCGGCGGCTCGACCCTGGAGCTCGCCGTGATCCCGGCCGCGGGGGCCATCGCCCCGACCGCGGAGTCGCTGCTGGAGGTCCTGCTCAAGATCGAGGGGGTGTCGAGCGGCTCCCGCATCGACGCCGGACCCGGCGGCGACCCGGACGGGCTGCGCCTGCGGCTGCACCTGAGCAGCGAACCACCGGAGCTGATCGGCTCCGTGGTGACGGCGATGGCCGACCGCGCGGCCGTCGTCACCGACGTGCGCGTCGCCCAGGGCAGCCTCGGCGACGTCTTCATCGAGCTCACCGGAAGGGACCTGCGTTGA
- a CDS encoding saccharopine dehydrogenase family protein has protein sequence MTEQTVAVIGAYGHTGRFVVAELRRRGLTPILSGRDAGRLHALGAAHPGSEVRPASVDDPASLDRALAGAAAVINCAGPFASTSAAVLEAALRARIPYLDVTAETEAVIDTFAQYADRARDAAIPVVPAMAFFGGLGDLLATVAMGDWAAADRISIAYALSSWKPTHGTRATGQVSAGRRDGRRIRYANHRLEFRTGEAPVTEWTFPEPIGTRAVVAEFTMADSATIPTHLSTREIHTYMSVDAVRDLRDPASPPPEATDAQGRSAQTFLVEVVAHAAGETRRAVARGQDIYAVTAPLVVAAVQRILAVPGGPSGVFAAGELFDARDFLRSLGPDHLTLDLPSVAGPRIDR, from the coding sequence ATGACAGAACAGACAGTCGCCGTCATCGGCGCGTACGGGCACACCGGCCGTTTCGTCGTCGCGGAGCTGCGCCGGCGCGGGCTGACTCCGATCCTGTCCGGTCGTGACGCCGGCAGGCTGCACGCGCTCGGGGCGGCTCATCCCGGATCGGAGGTCCGCCCCGCGTCGGTCGACGACCCGGCCTCGCTCGACCGGGCCCTCGCCGGTGCCGCCGCGGTGATCAATTGCGCCGGACCCTTCGCCTCAACGTCCGCAGCGGTTCTCGAGGCGGCGTTGCGGGCCCGGATCCCCTACCTGGACGTGACGGCGGAGACCGAGGCGGTCATCGACACGTTCGCCCAGTACGCCGACCGCGCCCGCGACGCCGCCATCCCGGTCGTCCCGGCGATGGCGTTCTTCGGCGGCCTCGGCGACCTGCTCGCGACGGTGGCGATGGGCGACTGGGCGGCGGCGGACCGGATCAGCATCGCCTACGCCCTCAGCAGCTGGAAGCCCACGCACGGCACCCGGGCGACGGGTCAGGTCTCCGCCGGGCGCAGGGACGGCAGGCGGATCCGCTACGCGAACCACCGGCTGGAGTTCCGCACCGGCGAGGCTCCGGTCACCGAGTGGACCTTCCCCGAGCCGATCGGAACCCGGGCGGTCGTCGCGGAGTTCACGATGGCGGACAGCGCCACGATCCCCACGCACCTGTCGACGCGCGAGATCCACACGTACATGTCGGTCGATGCGGTCAGGGACCTGCGCGATCCGGCGTCGCCACCGCCGGAGGCGACGGACGCGCAGGGCCGGTCCGCGCAGACGTTCCTCGTCGAGGTGGTCGCGCACGCGGCGGGCGAGACGCGCCGCGCGGTCGCCCGCGGCCAGGACATCTATGCCGTCACCGCGCCCCTGGTCGTGGCGGCGGTCCAGCGCATCCTCGCCGTGCCGGGCGGGCCGAGCGGGGTCTTCGCGGCCGGCGAACTCTTCGACGCGCGAGACTTCCTGCGATCGCTCGGCCCGGACCACCTGACGCTCGACCTCCCTTCGGTGGCAGGCCCTCGGATCGACCGCTAA
- a CDS encoding VOC family protein, giving the protein MAEFPQLLHTVLDTTDVRALAEFYRHLLGLQYRPGDEPPADGTADDADWLVLVDADGVRKLAFQQEAELRPTTWPTHEVPMQLHLDFTVSSFEELQRQRERAESLGAKILLDRTADQGEPLYVFADLSGHPFCIFVA; this is encoded by the coding sequence ATGGCTGAGTTCCCGCAATTGCTGCACACCGTGCTCGACACCACCGACGTCCGGGCGCTGGCCGAGTTCTATCGGCACCTGCTCGGCCTTCAGTACCGGCCGGGTGACGAACCTCCCGCCGACGGCACCGCCGACGATGCGGACTGGCTCGTCCTCGTCGACGCCGACGGTGTCCGCAAGCTCGCGTTTCAGCAGGAAGCCGAGCTGAGGCCGACGACGTGGCCGACACACGAGGTCCCGATGCAGCTGCACCTCGACTTCACCGTGTCGAGCTTCGAGGAGCTGCAGCGCCAGCGGGAGCGGGCCGAGTCGCTCGGTGCGAAGATCCTGCTGGACCGCACGGCCGACCAGGGCGAGCCGCTCTATGTCTTCGCGGACCTCTCCGGCCACCCGTTCTGCATCTTCGTCGCCTGA
- the mgrA gene encoding L-glyceraldehyde 3-phosphate reductase yields MTDRYDSMTYRRAGRSGLLLPAISLGLWHNFGHARPLETQAAIARRAFDLGVTHFDLANNYGPPAGSAEENFGRILATELHGHRDELIISTKAGYYMWEGPYGEWGSRKYLTASLDQSLRRLGLDYVDIFYSHRFDPETPLEETMGALASAVTSGKALYVGISNYNAEQSARAAAILAEHRIPLLINQPSYSMVNRWLEGDGLLDALETAGAGAIAFSPLAQGLLTDRYLKGVPADSRIATSHFLNESALSEEMMAKVVALGAIAAGRGQSLAQLALAWALRDPRMTSLIIGASSVGQLENNVAALNNLGFDDAELAEIEKILG; encoded by the coding sequence GTGACCGATCGCTACGACTCCATGACCTACCGCCGCGCCGGGCGCAGCGGCCTCCTGCTGCCGGCCATCTCGCTGGGCCTCTGGCACAACTTCGGGCATGCCCGCCCCCTGGAGACCCAGGCGGCGATCGCACGGCGTGCCTTCGACCTCGGCGTCACCCACTTCGACCTCGCCAACAACTACGGCCCGCCGGCCGGCTCCGCCGAGGAGAACTTCGGCCGGATCCTCGCCACCGAGCTGCACGGCCACCGCGACGAGCTGATCATCTCCACGAAGGCCGGCTACTACATGTGGGAGGGTCCCTACGGCGAGTGGGGCTCGCGGAAATACCTCACCGCGTCGCTCGACCAGTCGCTGCGCCGCCTCGGCCTCGACTACGTCGACATCTTCTACTCGCACCGGTTCGACCCGGAGACGCCGCTGGAGGAGACGATGGGGGCGCTCGCCTCGGCCGTCACCTCGGGCAAGGCGCTCTACGTCGGCATCTCCAACTACAACGCCGAGCAGTCGGCCCGGGCGGCGGCGATCCTCGCCGAGCACCGGATCCCGCTGCTCATCAACCAGCCGTCCTACTCCATGGTCAACCGCTGGCTGGAGGGCGACGGGCTGCTCGACGCACTCGAGACCGCCGGTGCCGGTGCCATCGCCTTCTCGCCGCTCGCTCAGGGGCTGCTCACGGATCGGTACCTGAAGGGCGTACCCGCCGACTCCCGGATCGCGACCAGCCACTTCCTGAACGAATCCGCGCTGAGCGAGGAGATGATGGCGAAGGTCGTCGCCCTGGGCGCGATAGCGGCCGGGCGCGGGCAGTCGCTGGCGCAGCTCGCGCTGGCGTGGGCCCTGCGCGACCCCCGCATGACCAGCCTCATCATCGGCGCGTCGAGCGTCGGCCAGCTCGAGAACAACGTCGCCGCGCTGAACAACCTCGGCTTCGACGACGCCGAGCTCGCCGAGATCGAGAAGATCCTCGGCTGA